TTGATCATCATTACTACCTGATACCATCAAAGGATAAGCAGTTTTTTCTACAGAAAAATAATCACATTTTCGATATAAAGAATGAGGAGAAAGAGAGTAAATTAGTGCTTTTTTAAGAATTTTTACTAAAGATTTTTGATAATAAAAATTACGATACCCGAATAAATATTTAGCTAAATGAGTTAAAATTGCTTCTTGATTACATTTAAAATGATTTCGTAATAAATAATAATAACTTACCCAGTCTAAAGCTGGATTAATTCCTACCCCTAAAAGAGTTAAAGATTTTACCTTTTCTGGATACTTGTTCGCATACTGCAACCCTAATAGTCCACAAGTACTATGACCTACTAAATGAACGGGTTTTTTCACCATTTCCAGATAATTATTCAAAAATTCGATCGCTAAATCAAGGGAGGTGGTTTCATCTTCTGTTAGTTGATATTCCCATTGACCAATGCTGACATATTGCGATAAATATTTAATTACTGGTAAATTAAAACGCATTAGGTAAGGATTTGTGCTTAACCAGAGTATATCAGGATTTTTATACATTTTACTAAAAACTTATTGAAAAAAAAGTATTAGCAAAGGATAAATCGTTATTATACCCTCATGCTTAATACTCAGTAACCGATTCTTATTGAAAACTTTTGGCATCAATTTGTTGATAACTAGCATAACTAATATCCTGATTTATTGCAAGTTATTATCATTTATTTTTTATCAAAGTAATCATGAAACCGAGTATAAACAAATGAAGAGACTGAAAAAAGATAAATTTAAGAAGAATTTTGGGATCAAGAATAAAAAAATAGCGTCATAACTGATATAGTTTGCCGTAAGATTGAATATTTAACTGATTGAATTGAGGAGTGTAATATGAATTCTAATTTATCATTAAAAACCAGACAAAGAAGACGAGACTATCAAGAATCTATCTCTCAAAATCGAGCCTTAAAGCAACAACAGAGACGACAAAAACGCTTAAACACAGAAAAAGCGATCGAAACTGGTTTAAAAATGACCGTTAATATCAGTATTACTATTATTGCATTTTTTAGTGTGAAACAATTACTACCCTATCATTTAGCACAACAGGCAAAATTAGCTGAGATAGATGGAGAAATCGCCAAAATAAAACCCCGTGTGGAGAAGTTAGAGGAAGATTTTGGTAATACTTTCGATCCAAAATTAACCCGCAAGGTTATTGAAAAAAATACTTATAAAGCTGATCCGAATTTGAGTCCTATTTTTTTTATCGATAAGAAACAACAAGACAATTAAGGATGAAGAAAAGAGCAAGGGGTAAACCCCCCTTTATCCCCCTTCGAGAGGGGGGAGGGCAAAAGTGTTTAATTAATTTTGAATTAACACGAACTCCGTTCACGACTGAAAGGAGTGTACGAACCCAGCGAATTTCCCGAACTCGTTTCTCCCTAACATCCCAATACCCCAATAATACCCTAAGCCCCAATTTTCCACTCCCTGACATCAAGGAAAAAATTAAGCTAATACTGCTTCGGGGGATTCCCAACGATTTAAAGTTTTACCAATAACAGATAATTCCTGCATTACTTGAGCAAATCTATCAGGAGTCAAAGATTGAGGACCATCTGATAAGGCTTTTGCAGGGTTAGGATGTACTTCTATCATCAAAGAATCTGTACCTGCCGCGATCGCAGCCATTGCCATACTAGGAACGTATTCTGCCTTACCAGTACCATGACTAGGATCAATCATAATCGGTAAGTGAGTTAGAGAACGTAAAACGGGAATTACAGACAAATCAAGGACATTACGAGCATATTCTCGATCGAAAGTACGAATACCACGTTCACAAAGGATTACATTAGAATTACCCCCTGCTAAAATGTATTCTGCCGCCATTAACCATTCACTAATAGTTGCCGACATTCCTCTTTTTAAGAGAACAGGTTTAGACTGAGCTCCAACTTTTTTCAAGAGAGAGAAATTTTGCATATTTCTTGCTCCCACCTGTAAGACATCCGCCACTTCAGCAATTTTATCTAAGTCAGCAGTATCCATGACTTCTGTGATAATTCCTAATCCCGTTGCTTCTCTCGCCGCCGCTAATAATTCTAAAGCACTTTCCCCATGTCCCTGAAAAGCATAAGGAGAGGTTCTTGGTTTATAAGCACCACCTCTAAGAAACTTTGCCCCTGCCGCTTTGACTCGTTTTGCGGTTTCAACAATCATTTCCTCATTTTCTACCGAACAAGGACCTGCTACCACTACCACAGGATGATTTAAACCAAAAACTACATCGCCATTAGGAGTAGGTACAACTACATCGCTAGGTTGTCCATGACGATAATCTAAACTGGCTCTTTTGAAAGGTTGTTCAACTCTTAAAACACTTTCAATCCAAGGACTAATTTCTTGAATTTGTTCAGGATTTAGGGAAGCAGTTTCTCCCACTAAACCAATTACAACTTTGTGTTGTCCAACGATTTTTTCAGGTGTTAAACCCCATGTTGCCAATTCATCACTTACACGAGTGATTTCTGGTTCTGGAGTCCCCACTTTCATTACAACAATCATATTAAACTACCATTTATTAATTGACTACGGTGAAAATTCGGTTAAGGGTTATGCGTTTATAACAGCTTAATTTGGTCAGGATAGTTGACAAAGAAGAAATTAAAAGGCAGATATTCACTTTAGTAATACCTTGTTATTCTTCATTCAGAGATTTTTGTCGATTATTTCTCCAAGCCGAAGTAAATCTGCCAAAATTGAGGACAAATTCAGACCATCCCCACCAACTACCAACTCTTTCTTCATCCCAAGACGTTGAAAGAATACCATAACTTAAACCTAACACACCCAAACCAAATAAACCCATACTAACCAACAAAACTGCTGTATTTGGTATCTTGAACCACTCCTGACTAACAATGGCATAAAAAGCAAAGAAGGAGAAAATACCCATAGCCGTGGGAATACCACTAAAAACAGCCATTCTTCTTACCATTCTTTTACTAACCACTTCGGGAATCCCTTGAAGGGAGTTACCACCTTTGTTTGATTTTGCCACCTTAGACTCAGTCTGATTTCGTTGAGTTTCTTTTGGTTGACTTAAATTTTTGTCGTTAACTTTTTTATTCTTAGACTTTTTTGGTTCAAAGGGTAAAGAGTTTCTATTTGCGGGAGATGGCATAATAAAATTTACGATAAGATTTTAACCACGAATACCGAGCTTTTTAATTAACTCTTGATAATCTTGAGGTCTTTGTCTCTTAATGTAACCTAATAAACGTTTTCTTTGACCAATTAATTTTAACAATCCACGACGAGAGGAATGATCTTTTTTGTTAATTTTTAGGTGTTCTGTTAATTGACTAATTCTGGCACTGAGTAAAGCAACTTGCAAGGCAGAAGAACCAGTATCAGTTTCGTGAATTTGATATAGACCAATAATTTCTTGTTTTTTCTCTTGGGTTAAACTCATTTTTACTTTTAAAAGTTTAAATACTGCAATCTATGATTATATCATAAACCGATTTTAATTAGGAACAGTTTAAGTTCAGAATAATATTATTAATTATCAAATATTAACTATTCTCTCTTTCCCAAATCTGCTAACATAACCAAGCAAACTACAACAATCAGGTTAACTATTTTCAATTTCAAACTTGTAACCAACTCCCCTAACAGTGGAAATATGACGAGTAGCCTCAGAATCTAATTCAATTTTACGGCGAATTTGTCCAATATGAACATCTACCACTCGATTATCTCCCATAGGATTGCTTTGCCAGACGTTATTTACTAAATCTTCTCGACTCCATACTCGATTGGGATTACTGGCTAAAAAATATAATAAGTCAAATTCAAGGCTTGTTAAAGTAATTGACTGAGTTTTTACTTTTACCTCTCTGGTTTCTGGATTAATAACTAAATCACCAAAATCAAGAGTTTCTCCCCCTACGCTTTTAATTATTCTTCGACGACGTAAGATGGCTTGTATTCTGAATTCTAATTCTTCTAAATCAAAAGGTTTTGTTAAATAATCATCCGCCCCTGTGGAAAAACCTTTTTTCTTATCCTCCACATCCGTGCGAC
This is a stretch of genomic DNA from Cyanobacterium aponinum PCC 10605. It encodes these proteins:
- a CDS encoding PAM68 family protein, with the protein product MPSPANRNSLPFEPKKSKNKKVNDKNLSQPKETQRNQTESKVAKSNKGGNSLQGIPEVVSKRMVRRMAVFSGIPTAMGIFSFFAFYAIVSQEWFKIPNTAVLLVSMGLFGLGVLGLSYGILSTSWDEERVGSWWGWSEFVLNFGRFTSAWRNNRQKSLNEE
- the aroF gene encoding 3-deoxy-7-phosphoheptulonate synthase, whose product is MIVVMKVGTPEPEITRVSDELATWGLTPEKIVGQHKVVIGLVGETASLNPEQIQEISPWIESVLRVEQPFKRASLDYRHGQPSDVVVPTPNGDVVFGLNHPVVVVAGPCSVENEEMIVETAKRVKAAGAKFLRGGAYKPRTSPYAFQGHGESALELLAAAREATGLGIITEVMDTADLDKIAEVADVLQVGARNMQNFSLLKKVGAQSKPVLLKRGMSATISEWLMAAEYILAGGNSNVILCERGIRTFDREYARNVLDLSVIPVLRSLTHLPIMIDPSHGTGKAEYVPSMAMAAIAAGTDSLMIEVHPNPAKALSDGPQSLTPDRFAQVMQELSVIGKTLNRWESPEAVLA
- the rpsO gene encoding 30S ribosomal protein S15 → MSLTQEKKQEIIGLYQIHETDTGSSALQVALLSARISQLTEHLKINKKDHSSRRGLLKLIGQRKRLLGYIKRQRPQDYQELIKKLGIRG
- a CDS encoding response regulator transcription factor — its product is MEVVLAKILVVDDDIHITNLITRFLRQKQYLVEYANDGQKARDIFKHFHPDLVILDINLPDTLGYNLCAEMQENNDVFVLMLTSRTDVEDKKKGFSTGADDYLTKPFDLEELEFRIQAILRRRRIIKSVGGETLDFGDLVINPETREVKVKTQSITLTSLEFDLLYFLASNPNRVWSREDLVNNVWQSNPMGDNRVVDVHIGQIRRKIELDSEATRHISTVRGVGYKFEIENS
- a CDS encoding alpha/beta fold hydrolase, giving the protein MYKNPDILWLSTNPYLMRFNLPVIKYLSQYVSIGQWEYQLTEDETTSLDLAIEFLNNYLEMVKKPVHLVGHSTCGLLGLQYANKYPEKVKSLTLLGVGINPALDWVSYYYLLRNHFKCNQEAILTHLAKYLFGYRNFYYQKSLVKILKKALIYSLSPHSLYRKCDYFSVEKTAYPLMVSGSNDDQVVFWSEIEKWKSYLKPEDYIWQCPNGEHFFHYFQAKLLGNQILSFWSSLEHSVNHKLAMKNY